The following is a genomic window from Pan paniscus chromosome 6, NHGRI_mPanPan1-v2.0_pri, whole genome shotgun sequence.
CCGGGGCCAGTCTGGGCTGCTCCCCTTGGGTTGGGCCTGCACCCCATCCCTGTCACTCAGATGGCTTTTGTGGCCTGTGTCCCAGCTTGGTCTTCAGGTCTTGCCTGGCTGAGATTGTTGGTTTTCATGGTAAAAGCAGGGTCAGACTCCCTGCCGTCACCTGCTGCGTAAGACACAGAAAGTGCTGCCTGCTGACTGACTGTCTCTCCTCAGGGACTGGCTGGCTTCGAGCAGGGCATCGGAACCAGGCCTCCTGGCACTGGCCTGGGTAGAGTGGAAGGTGCCTGCTTCGGGGCGAGCACCGGCTGACCCCCACTGGAACCCTGTGACAGTCCTGCCAGGGCCCAGGCCATCCCAACCGACTTCCATCTCATGGACCCTCCAGCGGAGAAGCCGGGAGAGGCTGGCGGACTGCAGATCACACCCCAGCTGCTGAAGTCACGCACAGGCGAGTTCTCCCTGGAGTCCATCCTGCTACTGAAGCTGCGTGGCTTGGGACTGGCTGACCTGGGCTGCCTGGGAGAGTGCCTGGGCCTGGAGTGGCTGGACCTATCAGGCAACGCGCTCACCCACCTGGGCCCGCTGGCCTCCTTGCGCCAGCTAGCCGTGCTCAATGTCTCCAACAATCGGCTGACGGGCCTGGAGCCACTGGCCACCTGTGAGAACTTGCAGAGTCTCAATGCCGCAGGCAACCTACTGGCCACCCCGGGCCAGCTGCAGTGTCTGGCTGGGCTACCGTGCCTGGAGTACCTGCGGCTCCGAGACCCTTTGGCCCGGCTCAGCAACCCGCTCTGTGCCAGCCCCTCCTACTGGGCTGCAGTCCGGGAGCTGCTGCCTGGCCTGAAAGTCATCGACGGTGAGCGTGTGATTGGGCGTGGTAGTGAGTTCTACCAGCTGTGCCGAGACCTGGATAGCTCTTTGCATCCCAGCTCCAGTCCAGGCCCCAGAGCCACCGAGGCCCAGCCCTGGGTGGAGCCAGGCTACTGGGAGTCCTGGCCCAGCCGGAGCAGCTCCATCCTGGAGGAGGCCTGCCGGCAGTTCCAGGACACACTGCAGGAGTGCTGGGACCTGGACCGCCAGGCCAGCGACAGCCTGGCCCAGGCGGAGCAGGTACTCAGCTCTGCGGGCCCCACCTCTTCCTTCGTCTTCTGAACGTGGCCTATGGCCCAGGACAGCCTGGCAGGTGGCCTCGCTGCCCCCAGTTCCCCTCTCTGCCCCCACACTCGTCTTAGTTGCTTCACACTGGTCACTGGCCCTGCACACTGGGCTATTGCTTTATCCCTATCCTGAGAGCAGCCCCTCCCCACCATCCCTCCACATGCTGCAAGGACAGACTGAAGGGCCGTGAGCAGGTGTAAGGGCTCCCACATCCGTGAGCCTGTGTCCGCAGCTGCTGCCACTCTGGGCTGCTCCAGCCTGCAACTTAGTGGAAGGAATTACTTCCTCCTGAGGCTACAGGCGAGAAAGGTAGGGATGGGCCAGCCTCCTGTCCCAGCTGTTGGGAGACAGTAGGCAGGCTGAGTGGCCCAGAGCACTCCTGGAAGTGGGACTCCCCTGCCTTGCAAATGTGCCTCTCCAGACTGCTCCTGCACTTACCCCCTCCCCGCAGCACCTTCTCTGCCCGTTCTTGTCCACACATCTATTAAATGcttctgttttcatttgcatcCCTGCCTGGCATTTCATGGGGGCACCTCTGGCTCTGGAGCACAGGAGGCTCTGCTCACCCTGCCCACAGGAAGGGGTCCCAGAGGAAGGGTCCTGTCCCCCTGCCTTCTCTGGCCGCCTCTGAGCTACACTAAGGAGGAAGTCGTGCAACACAAGGAGCTGAGAGGCAGCTGGGAGAGCAGCTTTATTATCATGGCTGGGGATAGAACGGGGTCCTCTCCCTGGGGGCTGGGGTCTTCCACTGGTTACCACCGGCAGCGGTCCTGGAGGCACCACGCAGCTCTAGACAAAAGGGGAAACAGGTTTGGGGGTGAGGGAGGTTGCTTCAGCCCCAGTCCCAGCTTTCCTCCCAGGCTTCTGACCTGTCCCCTCCCAGGCTCCcaaagcccagcccagcccctcagCATTCCCAGGGCTGGCCTCATCCAGACGGTGCTCTCAGCCCCCTGGTGCCTACCAGTGCTGGCTCAGCTGCGGGGCAGGGCCTTGGAGAAGGCGAACTGTCCAGGGAAGTAGAAGCTGTGGGGGTCCTCACCAGCCTGCTGCACCCTGAGGCACTGGGTCTCCTGGtgctcctcagcctcctgccagTGCCCAAAACTGTTCAGGCAGTGTAGGAGGGGTGGGCAGTGCCAGTGGAGGGCTGCCAGCATCCTCCACATCCCCTCCACATCCCTTGGAGAATGTCCAAACCAGGCACAGCGCTTTCTAGCCCCCactgccctccctcccccttgGCCAAGCTTCAGCCTCGAGACCAGCCCATAGGCTCAGCTTCCATCCATCTTCCCAGCCCTGTCCCCACCTGTGCACCCTTGCCCCTTCTTACCCGCAGAACTTGGGTCTCTATGGGGCAGTGGACCAACCGGCCCAGAACTTTGTCCTCAGAGCCCAGTTTGATGCAGGCCAGGCATTTCCGTTTCCTCTGTGGGGGAGCGGGGAGCATGGGGTAAGCAGAGGAAAGGGGTGAGGGAGGCCTGGGCATCATGAGGGTGGGAGCCAGGGTTGCCCATCATGGGACCAGATCCCCAACTAGGCCCTCGAGCCCAGGAGCAAGAGGTCATGCAGGCCAGCAGGTTTCAGGCACAGCCACCCTAGAATGTCAGAAGTCAGACCCATGCAGTTTTCAAACTATGGAACTTTCATGTGTGTGCAGGCAGGAGTCCTTCCCAGATGGGTTGTGTGGCACATGCATAAACACGCATGTATGTGGTTTGTATGCAGGAGTGTGGGTGGATGGGTGTGTGATGTATGCATGGATGTGTCTGCTTGTGCCCGTGTGAAGGCAAGAATCCTCCTCCGATGGGTTCTTCCCACCCAACGCCTCCAGAGTGGCTCAGCTGTCACCTattctatttattatattttcttgtaaGATTTGATTTGAGGTTGATGAATCATTGCTATAGTCCAGTGCCCTCCTTGAGCCGACAGAGGGAACTGGGGCCTTTGCAGAACCTGTAATACAGAGCCCAGGCCGTGCTCACAGAGCGGGAACTAGAACAGTCACTGCACTCCCAGCCCAGGCATCACCCCCACGGTGGAAGGTTTGCCCCCACCGTGACTGATGACTGGAGTCTTGCTAGGCTAGGGGGGCACCAGACACACCCACACAGCCGGCTCCTTCCACCCAGGCCCTGATGCTTGAGAGAGGAACTCAGACCGAGGTGAGCCCTGCTCTGATGAAGATAAGTCCAGGGGTAACCAAACCATCTTCCTGTCTGCCAGGCCCCAGCTCCCACCAGCCACTCTCACAACCTTGGGCTCAGGCTGAGCCACTCCACCTCTAAGGAGGCTCTTCACAGTGGGGTCTCTAACCTCAGGGCTTCTTAATGGACCTCCCAATTCATGCACGCACACCCAGGCATGTGCCCCACACCCCAAACCCCAAGTCCATGCACTCACACCCAGCATGCGCCCATTGCTCTCACACCCCTTCACTCACCCCATTGGGCCTGACTTTGCACTCGGGTTTCTTCCAGTCCCTCTTCCGGCAGCTTGTCTGCTGCAGCTTAAATTCCAGCCTCACAAATATTCCAGCTGGGAAGGGCTGcggacagacaggcaggcagaggatGGCCGGTAGCCAGCTGAGGGTGCAGAGCAAGCCCTGGTGTGATCCGCACCTCCCTCACGCAGTCACATTCCAGCAGGCTGGACAGTGGCCTTTTCTCCAAAGGGCTGGGGCTCAGACAGAGCCCAAGCACTTCTGTCCCGCTTCGTGGGAATGCGCTGGTCTCCTGGGGTACGACCCTCCCCGCTCCTGCCCGGGCCATGCTACTCACCGTGTCCACGGCGCTCTCCACACTGGTCTCCTGGAAGGCCCACTGCACGGGCGGGTGCTTGTGAAATTCCTCCAGGGCCACCTGCAGGCCCCGGCGCTGGGCTTCCGTGAGCTCGGCGACGCCCAcgcccaccgcgcccagccacaggGCCAGAGGGATCAGCAGCCGTCGCATGCTTCCGTGTCACCCTGGCCCTGCGAAGCGGGTGTGCGCCCCTCAGCTCTCCGAGCCAGCCCGAGCCGCCTCCTCCCGCGCCCTGctctgggggggtggggggggggccaGGCCTGTAGAACGCTGGGCACAGGTGAAGGAGCCTGGAAATGGCCCTTTCTCCAAATTGACCTTAGGGTCCGCCTGGCCCTCTCCGTTCCCTCCCACCCTGCCCGCGCTGTTCCCTGGGGCCTGCAGTTTTAGCAAAGTTCCCTGCCCACGCCAGGAATCAGTCAGTTCGCACTCCCACCCTACACCCCTAATCTTGCCCATTCTGTCTCTCCCTGGGTCTCCGGCACGACCCACTCTCCTCCCTGCCGTCCCCGGAgcccctctctcctttccccgCTCAGCCTTCTCCCCAACCGCTACTCCCTCCCCGTCCAGAATCCCCCTGCTCCCACGGGGTTCCCCCCACGTCCCCGAGGTCCAGGCCAGCCGGGGGAAGGGGCAGGGGCCGGAGGCCGAATACTTTTGGGAGGACCTAAACACGTGGGAGGGTCCGGACGGGTGGGAGCGGCGGGAGGCCTAATCCTCCCGGCGCGGGGGCTGCCGCGGGCCACCAGCCAGCCCCAGTCGCTAGGAATGCGGGTCTCGCGCCGCCCAGCCCTTGGCTTTCCCGCTTCAGGCAaaatcttccctccttcctcttttttctggGGCCTTCCCCACGACCCCTCTTCCCAGCCCTTCTGATCCGTCCCCTGATGCATGACGGGCCACCGGAGGGGCTGACCCTCCCGGAGAGCCCCGTCGGTCCTGGTGGTCTTGGGACCGGAGAGCGACAGATGTGGAAACCGAGGCCCCTCAGTGAAGAGCTGCCAGGGTGGTCGCCTTAGAGCAAAGGCGTTCCTCATTCCGCCTGCGCAGCTGCCCCTCCGCCCGGCTGCCGCCCCAGCCCGCTTCCCCTCCTCACGTCCTTCCCTGCGCCTGGAGGTCTCCCCTGACCGTCCCGCAGCTGAAATCTTGGCCTCGCTGTCCGCCTCTTCCCGCTCTTCTTCTCGCGGGGCGgcccccacctcctcccacccccacctcctggacccCCTCCAGCAACTCCggctcctcccctccccagtgGGACCGGCCTCTGGGGCGGGATGCCCTCCCGcgccctccctccccatcccacccccctCCTTCCCCTCGATCCAGCCCTCATGACCCTGACCCTGGCCGCGGCTGCAGGCGGCTCGCCCAGGCGCGCAGCCCTCGGTCCCACCTCCCTCTGGCTCGGGCCTGAGCATTCTGCAGCCTCGGCCGGCCCGGGCCTCTTCTCCGCTGCTCTGCTCCCCCAAGGGCTTTCTGTGCCCCACTCCTGCCCAGGCAGGGCTGCCCTGTCTTGGGTCCTTTACGGGGGACCATTCCCCAGCGTCCCTGAGACACTCATCCTGGGATTTCTTCCCCTAAATACAGACATTCTCAAACCAAATGAGACCTCGAGGTCCCTACACCTGATCCTGCCTCCCACTCCCTGAGCCACACTGAGAAGGAAGGTCTCTCCTTTAGGGAGGACTCTGGCGCCTGCAACCTTGATCGACAGCAAAGATGTCCAGTGTGTATCCTGCATCTGCCTTTCCTGACCATTCCTCGTGCCCCATTCTCCGTGGGATAGATTCTCATGGGGAGTAGGGGAGCCTTCGGGTGTGGCAGAACGGCATGATGGAATTCATAAGGTGAGCAGAAACTCAAGGAAAACTGTCCAAATACCGGCTCGACTCCTGGGTACGCTGGAGCAAGGATGAAGAAGCTCTGAGACTTTGCACGTCAGTAACCACCAACACCATGCCTCTGGTTCCCACACCGCAGGGATCACCTGAAGTAGAGGATCTCATGTAACTTCATGGCTCTCTCTGaacttctgtttctttatctgtaagatggggatcagaaactctgtcttaaggagttgttttgaggattaaatgaagaaacatgaaaagcaaCTGATGTCCAGTGCTGAGCACAAGGCTTTTGTCCCCTACTTACGCACCCCTAACCAG
Proteins encoded in this region:
- the LRRC61 gene encoding leucine-rich repeat-containing protein 61; its protein translation is MDPPAEKPGEAGGLQITPQLLKSRTGEFSLESILLLKLRGLGLADLGCLGECLGLEWLDLSGNALTHLGPLASLRQLAVLNVSNNRLTGLEPLATCENLQSLNAAGNLLATPGQLQCLAGLPCLEYLRLRDPLARLSNPLCASPSYWAAVRELLPGLKVIDGERVIGRGSEFYQLCRDLDSSLHPSSSPGPRATEAQPWVEPGYWESWPSRSSSILEEACRQFQDTLQECWDLDRQASDSLAQAEQVLSSAGPTSSFVF
- the RARRES2 gene encoding retinoic acid receptor responder protein 2 gives rise to the protein MRRLLIPLALWLGAVGVGVAELTEAQRRGLQVALEEFHKHPPVQWAFQETSVESAVDTPFPAGIFVRLEFKLQQTSCRKRDWKKPECKVRPNGRKRKCLACIKLGSEDKVLGRLVHCPIETQVLREAEEHQETQCLRVQQAGEDPHSFYFPGQFAFSKALPRS